From uncultured Roseateles sp., the proteins below share one genomic window:
- a CDS encoding agglutinin biogenesis protein MshP translates to MSTTCRKPQHRIVRETGFTLVSVVFILVVLAVLGAAMARMSMRQHLGSAAELGTARAYQAAYAGLEWASVQVLRSAAAPACFAGTQITLGDFVVSVSCTRTQGSDGASTLNFYQLIANACNAPSASGCPNTATSPQTTYLERQLSRTVAR, encoded by the coding sequence ATGTCGACAACCTGCCGTAAGCCACAGCACCGCATCGTGCGCGAGACCGGCTTCACGCTGGTCTCGGTGGTCTTCATCCTGGTCGTGCTGGCCGTGCTCGGGGCGGCCATGGCCAGGATGAGCATGCGCCAGCACCTGGGCTCGGCCGCTGAGCTGGGCACGGCGCGCGCCTACCAGGCGGCCTACGCGGGCCTGGAATGGGCCAGCGTGCAGGTCTTGCGCAGCGCCGCGGCGCCCGCCTGCTTTGCCGGCACGCAAATCACGCTGGGCGATTTCGTCGTCAGCGTCAGCTGCACACGCACCCAGGGCAGCGATGGCGCCAGCACCCTGAACTTCTACCAGCTCATCGCCAATGCCTGCAATGCGCCATCGGCCAGCGGCTGCCCGAACACCGCCACCAGCCCGCAGACCACCTATCTGGAGCGGCAGCTGAGCCGCACCGTGGCGCGATGA